The following coding sequences lie in one Chelonia mydas isolate rCheMyd1 chromosome 6, rCheMyd1.pri.v2, whole genome shotgun sequence genomic window:
- the RPL27A gene encoding 60S ribosomal protein L27a isoform X1: protein MPSRLRKTRKLRGHVSHGHGRIGKHRKHPGGRGNAGGMHHHRINFDKYHPGYFGKVGMRHYHLKKNQNFCPTVNLDKLWTLVSEQTRLNYAKNQAGLAPVIDVVRSGYYKVLGKGKLPKQPVIVKAKFFSRKAEEKIKKVGGACVLVA from the exons ATG CCTTCTAGGCTAAGGAAGACCAGGAAGCTGAGAGGACACGTTAGCCACGGCCATGGCCGTATTG gTAAACACAGAAAGCATCCTGGCGGCCGTGGAAATGCTGGGGGTATGCACCACCACAGAATTAACTTTGACAAATA TCATCCTGGTTATTTTGGGAAGGTTGGTATGAGACACTACCATTTGAAGAAGAACCAGAACTTCTGTCCTACTGTCAACTTGGATAAATTGTGGACACTTGTTAGTGAGCAGACAAGACTAAACTATGCAAAAAACCAGGCTGGATTAGCACCTGTCATTGATGTTGTACGCTCG GGTTATTACAAAGTCCTGGGCAAGGGGAAGCTGCCCAAACAGCCTGTAATTGTGAAAGCAAAATTCTTCAGCAGGAAAGCAGAGGAGAAGATCAAAAAAGTTGGTGGAGCATGCGTGCTTGTGGCATAA
- the RPL27A gene encoding 60S ribosomal protein L27a isoform X2 yields MPSRLRKTRKLRGHVSHGHGRIGKHRKHPGGRGNAGGMHHHRINFDKYHPGYFGKVGMRHYHLKKNQNFCPTVNLDKLWTLVSEQTRLNYAKNQAGLAPVIDVVRSHLQQSVHHDISHNQSCILQFQWKGSHSFISWKV; encoded by the exons ATG CCTTCTAGGCTAAGGAAGACCAGGAAGCTGAGAGGACACGTTAGCCACGGCCATGGCCGTATTG gTAAACACAGAAAGCATCCTGGCGGCCGTGGAAATGCTGGGGGTATGCACCACCACAGAATTAACTTTGACAAATA TCATCCTGGTTATTTTGGGAAGGTTGGTATGAGACACTACCATTTGAAGAAGAACCAGAACTTCTGTCCTACTGTCAACTTGGATAAATTGTGGACACTTGTTAGTGAGCAGACAAGACTAAACTATGCAAAAAACCAGGCTGGATTAGCACCTGTCATTGATGTTGTACGCTCG CACCTTCAGCAATCTGTGCATCATGATATAAGCCACAATCAATCCTGTATCCTTCAGTTTCAATGGAAGGGTAGTCATAGCTTTATCTCCTGGAAAGTCTGA
- the RPL27A gene encoding 60S ribosomal protein L27a isoform X3, with the protein MPSRLRKTRKLRGHVSHGHGRIGKHRKHPGGRGNAGGMHHHRINFDKYHPGYFGKVGMRHYHLKKNQNFCPTVNLDKLWTLVSEQTRLNYAKNQAGLAPVIDVVRS; encoded by the exons ATG CCTTCTAGGCTAAGGAAGACCAGGAAGCTGAGAGGACACGTTAGCCACGGCCATGGCCGTATTG gTAAACACAGAAAGCATCCTGGCGGCCGTGGAAATGCTGGGGGTATGCACCACCACAGAATTAACTTTGACAAATA TCATCCTGGTTATTTTGGGAAGGTTGGTATGAGACACTACCATTTGAAGAAGAACCAGAACTTCTGTCCTACTGTCAACTTGGATAAATTGTGGACACTTGTTAGTGAGCAGACAAGACTAAACTATGCAAAAAACCAGGCTGGATTAGCACCTGTCATTGATGTTGTACGCTCG taa